TTTGAAATTTGACTGCGCAGCCCTGTACCAGGTGGTTCCTACCTGTACCCTTGCTGCCCTATATGGCAGAAAATGCCGGGCTACTGGATGCTGTTTAATTAGCAATAAGCAGCCTGTGGCCACAACTGTATTATTAGCTTTAAATAGCCAGAAAATAAAGTTACACTAAAAGAGTACATGCATGACATCAATTAAGCCTCATAGCAAaccccattttatttttcccatttttatggATACTCAGAGAGATTAAGAACTTTCTCTGGGGTTACAGAGATAATAAAAGGTGGAGTCTAGACTTTGATTTGGAACAGGGGGTCATTACAAAGTCTTTTCAACACTAAGATTTAGAGGCCATGTTGCTCAAAACCAGGGTTTCACTTTTCAGATCTGAACCCACAGTGATAAACAATGTTTGTTCTTTAATGAGTAGGAAACATTTTAAACCAATGGCCAAATCCACTTAATCTTTTAAGAAGACACATTTACCCACACCCATCTGTATGGGGATGGTGAAAGTAACAGGGATGGAGAGTACTGGAAATATCCCTCTGGTACCATAGCACATTCATGATCTTAAGGAcaaatttaattgtaaaataatgattttcacTTCTTCAGCTAAACTCTGGGATCCCAGATATAAATTTCAGAGAGCAGATGCCATTATGTTACAATGACTCTAGTCCCATAACTCACTTGTTTAGCATCTTATGAACGATTTTCTTAACCATGGGGGCTGCAGGGTTGAGACAGACTTCCTGTCCATTCTTGAGAGTGGctctgcagagagaagggagaatcaACGTGAGACAGGAGGGAGGGCTAGCGGCAGGGTGCGGGCTTCTGGACGGTGGAGGTGACAAGGACTGTGATAGCAGCAGCGCGTGGTGGCACTTACATGACTTCGGTTTGGGCGCAGTGGGGTCCCGGCTGTGTCACCTTCACACTCTGGATGTTTTTGACGTTAATTCCCTGGGAGGTCTGCAAGCACTGGCAGCGCAGTTCGGAGACCACGGGCGCCCCTGCGGGGACAACAGACTCGGTTAGCGGGACTGTCCCCAGAGGGCTCCAGCCCGTCGTCCCCTGTCCCACCCTCAGGCTCCCAGGGCCCCGAGTCTCACCTGCTGCGTGCCGGCAGGCGGCGAccaggagcaggagcagcagcGCGGCCGAGAGGAGCCGGGGGGCACGgggggcggcggcggtggcggcggcgcgGGCCATGGGGCTCAGCTCGGAGGGTCTGGGTGGCGGTGCCTGGAGCGCGGGAGCTGTCGGGAGAGCAGGTGGAGCGGGCTCTGTGGCTCCCCGAGACGCACGCAGCCTTTTTATCCATGGCCGAGGCGGAAAGCTCTAAGCTCCCGGGCCGGGAAATTCCAGGACCTGCGGGTCGTTCCCGGGTCAGGAAAGACCGCGCGGCCCCGCTGGTGCTGTCCAGCCAGTCTCTCGCGTGACGCTGCTGACTCTGGAGGGTTTTTTTCCTCCCAAATTTCCAAAGACCGGGGAAGGAGAggcggggggagaggagggaaaggggtcaCGTTGCCTGGTAGAGGAACTATTACTTAATAGTAGATATACAGGCACTGCGACGAACATTAGTTATCAGGATCAGGATTGGGATaattatggtgtgtgtgtgtgtgtgtgtgtgtgtgtgtgtgtgtgtgtgtgtgtttctgctaCGTACTCATAAATATCTTCTGCCAGGATTGGGATaattatggtgtgtgtgtgtgtgtgtgtgtgtgtgtgtgtgtttctgctaCGTACTCATAAATATCTTCTGCCTTGATGATTTTGTTTACGTCTACATAAACATACTCATAAATACAGCTGTCATCTCAGATTATATTGATACATAAGAATGCTCGCCTTGTTTCTGATATTTTACAAGCAAAAATAAATCACACTTTGTGTCATATCAGAGATGAGGGAATAACCAGTGTTATTTAATTCAGTGTTTAGTTTAGAACAAAGTGTCCTAATCCTCGCTAGCTTCCTCCTTCTGTGAAATTCTGGAACTTCCAGAGCTCTAGTAATCCATAAGTACCACCTCTTGGGTGTAGAGGGTGTTGATTAAACCAGGAAATAGGGGCTAGTGGTCATTTTGGACCTTTGGGGGGAAGGCTGCATTGGACTCATTGGATCCACAGTTTCTAGTTTTGGACAAGTACCAAAAAAGTCATAGGCATCAGGAAATGATTTCTAGTGTGAGTGACAACCTTTGCTATGTAAGCTCGAAAAAGATGTGTTCGGTGAAATGGCACAAGTGACAATCATTTATTTAATCCCACGTTCTTGTTTTATGCTCACAAATCTCATTTTGCTTCCAT
The sequence above is drawn from the Saccopteryx bilineata isolate mSacBil1 chromosome 5, mSacBil1_pri_phased_curated, whole genome shotgun sequence genome and encodes:
- the LOC136306280 gene encoding growth-regulated protein homolog gamma-like isoform X2; the encoded protein is MARAAATAAAPRAPRLLSAALLLLLLVAACRHAAGAPVVSELRCQCLQTSQGINVKNIQSVKVTQPGPHCAQTEVIATLKNGQEVCLNPAAPMVKKIVHKMLNKGRANRPGTEEEV